A single genomic interval of Arthrobacter sp. NicSoilB8 harbors:
- a CDS encoding ComEC/Rec2 family competence protein translates to MTSRGYVVAGDARLVVMGGAAWQHAAPGQRLRTTGKLRPAAPGEPDAGILSASSAPAVLSGPGQWQQGPAGLRRAFTAAAAPFGGDAGGLLPGMVTGDTSALDADLEAAMKTVGMTHLTAVSGANCSLILGTLLLAARTLRFPRGAAAAISLAGLGLFVLMVGPDPSVLRAALMGGIGLTSLAFGRTGRGLSLLCLAVIGLVLAQPVMAASFGFLLSVLATLGIVVTGRRIMDWLPAAVPRWAAAGLAVPLSAQLFCGPAIVLLQPQFGVYALPANVATAALVAPVTLLGTGAAALLPALPAAAEPLMAAAALFAGGVAGIARFFASLPGAALPWPEGVFGAATMALFSATVLAAVWLALHPSAVVRAVLAAHARIVAVLEDRSQPSRRHDGRPVARQAVRRSLEHRSGRGTLRVRKPTSERNHEWLLPRPNGPGPRRRRAPPGAT, encoded by the coding sequence ATGACGTCCAGAGGATACGTTGTCGCCGGAGACGCCCGGCTTGTGGTCATGGGTGGAGCGGCGTGGCAGCATGCCGCCCCGGGCCAGCGCCTGCGCACCACCGGGAAGCTCCGGCCCGCGGCCCCGGGCGAGCCTGACGCCGGGATTCTTTCTGCCTCGTCCGCCCCGGCCGTGCTGAGCGGCCCCGGGCAGTGGCAGCAGGGCCCCGCCGGGCTGCGCCGGGCCTTCACTGCCGCGGCGGCACCGTTCGGGGGCGACGCCGGCGGCCTGCTTCCCGGCATGGTCACCGGCGACACCAGTGCCCTGGACGCTGATCTGGAGGCAGCCATGAAGACAGTGGGGATGACGCACCTGACCGCCGTCAGCGGTGCGAACTGCAGCCTCATCCTGGGAACGCTGCTCCTAGCGGCCCGCACGCTGCGGTTTCCGCGTGGGGCAGCCGCCGCGATCAGTCTCGCGGGGCTCGGGCTGTTTGTCCTCATGGTGGGGCCCGACCCCAGCGTGCTGCGGGCCGCACTCATGGGAGGCATCGGGCTAACATCCCTTGCGTTTGGCCGGACGGGGCGCGGGCTCAGCCTGCTGTGTCTTGCCGTCATCGGCCTGGTGTTGGCACAGCCGGTCATGGCCGCAAGCTTTGGATTCCTGCTCTCGGTCCTGGCGACGCTGGGAATTGTGGTCACGGGACGTCGCATCATGGACTGGCTTCCGGCAGCGGTACCGCGCTGGGCGGCTGCCGGCCTTGCCGTGCCCCTGTCCGCGCAGCTTTTCTGCGGTCCCGCGATCGTGTTGCTGCAGCCGCAGTTCGGCGTGTACGCCTTGCCCGCCAACGTGGCTACGGCGGCGCTCGTGGCGCCGGTTACACTGCTCGGAACCGGCGCGGCGGCACTCCTGCCCGCCCTTCCCGCCGCCGCAGAGCCCCTGATGGCGGCCGCAGCCCTCTTCGCGGGCGGGGTGGCGGGGATCGCCCGCTTCTTCGCGAGCCTCCCGGGCGCCGCTTTGCCCTGGCCTGAGGGGGTCTTTGGCGCAGCCACCATGGCCCTCTTTTCCGCGACGGTCCTGGCCGCGGTATGGCTGGCTCTGCACCCGTCAGCCGTGGTTCGGGCGGTGCTGGCGGCTCACGCGCGGATCGTTGCCGTGCTCGAAGACCGGTCCCAACCGAGTCGGCGTCATGACGGGCGGCCAGTCGCCCGGCAGGCCGTCCGGCGCAGCTTGGAGCACCGGTCCGGGCGTGGGACGCTTAGAGTCCGCAAACCAACTTCCGAGAGGAATCACGAGTGGCTGCTGCCCAGACCCAACGGCCCAGGACCTCGGCGTCGAAGAGCGCCACCTGGCGCGACGTGA
- a CDS encoding helix-hairpin-helix domain-containing protein produces the protein MRVRTGARAAALLGVLAVVLGGYFWWQAGTGGALVVPLNESAPAAATASGEAAGASGAPSGGGASAAPERIMVHVAGAVARPGVVQLPAGSRVHEAITAAGGATDLAELDRLNLAAVLEDGQKVLVPVRGEPDPPGQSSGGSAAQPGSGTGGPNPGIGGGKINLNTAGVEQLGTLPRVGPVLAQRIVEWRQQHGRFKTVQELDAVDGIGPKLLEALLPLVGV, from the coding sequence GTGAGGGTCCGGACGGGCGCGCGGGCCGCGGCGCTGCTGGGTGTCCTCGCGGTCGTGCTGGGCGGATATTTCTGGTGGCAGGCCGGCACTGGGGGCGCCCTGGTGGTGCCGCTCAACGAGTCGGCGCCCGCCGCGGCAACGGCATCCGGTGAGGCGGCAGGCGCCAGCGGCGCGCCGTCGGGAGGCGGTGCCAGCGCGGCGCCGGAACGAATCATGGTGCATGTCGCCGGAGCCGTGGCAAGGCCGGGAGTGGTCCAGTTGCCCGCGGGCAGCCGGGTTCACGAGGCGATCACGGCGGCCGGCGGGGCCACTGACTTGGCGGAACTGGACAGGCTCAACCTTGCAGCCGTGCTGGAGGACGGCCAGAAGGTCCTGGTGCCGGTACGAGGCGAACCCGACCCGCCCGGCCAGTCCAGCGGGGGGAGCGCCGCTCAGCCGGGTTCGGGCACCGGTGGCCCGAACCCGGGCATCGGTGGGGGAAAGATCAACCTCAACACCGCCGGCGTCGAGCAACTAGGGACCCTTCCGCGTGTCGGTCCCGTCCTGGCGCAGCGCATCGTGGAGTGGCGTCAGCAGCACGGAAGATTCAAGACTGTGCAGGAGCTCGATGCAGTTGACGGCATCGGTCCGAAGTTGCTGGAAGCCCTTCTGCCGTTAGTCGGCGTCTGA
- a CDS encoding DegV family protein, which yields MPDREPPGWPWLRERLVRLRQGPRAGVLPEPVPAAVVQVAVVTDSAAALPADWVRAFTADGRLTVVPMPVMVGAEIYGEGEDDIAETIAVALASGKPVKTSRPSPGQFEHAYRAAGARGFRSVVSIHISGELSGTADAARLAAERVGIPVEVLDSRTVGMAQGMGVQGAVVAAADGRTVAEVKAFAQDRLDRTKVYFYVPSLEQLRRGGRIGAAASLWGTVFSIKPILAVDDGRIIPLEKVRSAAKAIARLEEIVAADASARPAGQARLAVHHFGNQAQAEELARRLAAALPACPPAQISSLPAVLAAHAGLGVLAVIVGEGSTPGSSGPSGAGGAAIEDGKRAATELDGGESGRGRTAARAGD from the coding sequence GTGCCAGACCGCGAGCCGCCAGGCTGGCCATGGCTGCGCGAGCGGCTTGTCCGCCTCCGGCAAGGCCCCCGGGCCGGTGTCCTTCCCGAGCCCGTGCCTGCCGCCGTCGTGCAGGTTGCTGTTGTCACGGACTCCGCCGCGGCGCTGCCCGCAGACTGGGTCCGCGCTTTCACCGCTGACGGCAGACTCACCGTTGTTCCCATGCCCGTCATGGTGGGCGCCGAGATCTACGGCGAGGGTGAGGACGACATCGCGGAGACGATCGCCGTCGCCCTTGCCAGCGGCAAGCCCGTCAAGACCTCCCGTCCCTCACCCGGGCAGTTTGAACACGCCTACCGGGCGGCTGGCGCACGCGGCTTCCGGTCCGTTGTCTCAATTCACATTTCCGGCGAGCTCTCCGGGACCGCCGACGCCGCGCGGCTGGCAGCCGAACGGGTCGGCATCCCCGTCGAGGTCCTCGACTCGCGGACGGTCGGAATGGCCCAGGGGATGGGCGTGCAGGGCGCCGTTGTCGCGGCGGCGGACGGCAGGACCGTGGCCGAGGTGAAGGCCTTTGCCCAGGACCGGCTGGACCGCACCAAGGTGTACTTCTATGTTCCGAGCCTGGAGCAGCTGCGCCGGGGCGGCCGGATCGGAGCGGCCGCCTCATTGTGGGGGACCGTGTTCTCCATCAAACCCATCCTTGCCGTTGACGACGGCCGGATCATCCCGCTTGAAAAGGTCCGGTCCGCGGCGAAGGCGATCGCGCGGCTGGAAGAAATCGTTGCCGCTGATGCCTCGGCCCGTCCGGCCGGGCAGGCGCGGCTGGCCGTGCACCACTTCGGCAACCAGGCGCAGGCCGAGGAGCTTGCCCGGCGGCTGGCGGCAGCGTTGCCGGCCTGCCCGCCGGCGCAGATCAGCTCCCTCCCGGCCGTCCTGGCCGCGCACGCGGGGCTCGGCGTGCTGGCGGTGATCGTGGGGGAGGGCAGCACCCCCGGAAGCTCCGGCCCTAGCGGTGCCGGCGGCGCCGCTATCGAGGACGGGAAACGGGCCGCGACGGAGCTGGACGGCGGGGAATCGGGCCGCGGCCGGACAGCTGCCCGGGCTGGCGACTAG
- the leuS gene encoding leucine--tRNA ligase — MSVQPETQTGSPAAAAEGPEEGAYSFAAMEAKWPQVWEDLKVFTPLDDGSKERRYVLDMFPYPSGDLHMGHAEAFAMGDVVARYLRQQGYDVLHPIGWDSFGLPAENAAIKRNAHPSEWTYANIDTQAASFKRYAISADWSRRLHTSDPEYYRWTQWLFKRFYERGLAYRKDSPVNWCPKDQTVLANEQVVNGACERCGTPVTKKSLNQWYFKITDYADRLLDDMDELRGHWPERVLAMQKNWIGRSEGAHVKFVVEADGGKPAKEVMVFTTRPDTLYGATFFVVAADAPLAVELVTDEHAAALDAYREQVKALSEIERQSTEREKTGVFTGRYATNPLNGEKLPVWAADYVLADYGTGAIMAVPAHDQRDLDFAKTFDLPVRAVLDTGEEDPAVTGTATAGEGTLINSGALDGLPKAEAIPAAIEILRELGTGEKFVNFRLRDWLLSRQRFWGTPIPIIHCPACGEVPVPDDQLPVTLPADLRGEDLSPKGTSPLAAAEAWVNVECPGCHGPAKRDTDTMDTFVDSSWYFLRFVSPEYTEGPFDPAKINDWMPVGQYVGGVEHAILHLLYARFFTKVIHDLGMIDADEPFRALLNQGQVLNGGKAMSKSLGNGVDLGEQLDKFGVDAVRLTMIFASPPEDDVDWADVSPSGSAKFLARAWRLGQDVTSEPGVDFSTGDRALRTVTHRTIADAQSLLDHNKFNVVVAKLMELVNATRKTIDSAAGAGGADPAVREAAEAVAVILSLFAPYTAEDLWNVLGHPASVANAGWPTHDDALLVEDTVTAVVQVQGKVRDRLEVSPDISEDELRELALASDNVQRALDGRALRTVIVRAPKLVNIVPA, encoded by the coding sequence GTGAGCGTTCAGCCGGAAACACAGACCGGATCACCAGCAGCCGCGGCGGAGGGGCCCGAGGAAGGCGCCTACAGCTTCGCTGCGATGGAAGCCAAATGGCCGCAGGTCTGGGAAGACCTGAAGGTCTTCACGCCGCTCGACGACGGCTCAAAGGAACGCCGTTACGTGCTGGACATGTTCCCGTACCCGTCCGGTGACCTTCACATGGGCCACGCCGAGGCATTCGCCATGGGCGACGTTGTGGCCCGGTACCTCCGCCAGCAGGGCTATGACGTGCTGCACCCGATCGGCTGGGACTCCTTCGGCCTGCCCGCGGAGAACGCCGCGATCAAACGCAACGCCCACCCCAGCGAGTGGACGTACGCCAACATCGACACCCAGGCGGCGTCGTTCAAGCGTTACGCCATCTCGGCTGACTGGTCCCGCCGGCTGCACACCTCGGACCCGGAGTACTACCGCTGGACCCAGTGGCTGTTCAAGCGCTTCTACGAGCGCGGACTGGCCTACCGCAAGGATTCGCCGGTCAACTGGTGCCCCAAGGACCAGACCGTCCTGGCCAACGAGCAAGTGGTCAACGGTGCCTGCGAGCGGTGCGGCACGCCTGTCACCAAGAAGTCCTTGAATCAGTGGTACTTCAAGATCACCGACTACGCGGACCGTCTGCTCGATGACATGGACGAACTGCGCGGGCACTGGCCCGAGCGCGTCCTGGCCATGCAGAAGAACTGGATCGGCCGCTCCGAAGGTGCCCACGTCAAGTTCGTGGTTGAAGCCGACGGCGGCAAACCCGCCAAAGAGGTCATGGTCTTCACCACGCGCCCGGACACCCTCTACGGTGCCACGTTCTTCGTCGTCGCCGCCGACGCGCCGCTCGCCGTCGAACTCGTCACCGACGAGCACGCCGCGGCCCTGGACGCCTACCGCGAACAGGTCAAGGCACTGTCCGAGATCGAGCGCCAGTCCACCGAGCGGGAGAAGACCGGCGTCTTCACGGGCCGCTACGCGACCAACCCGCTCAATGGCGAGAAGCTGCCCGTCTGGGCCGCCGACTATGTCCTGGCCGACTACGGCACGGGCGCCATCATGGCCGTCCCGGCCCACGACCAGCGCGACCTCGACTTCGCCAAGACCTTTGACCTGCCCGTCCGGGCCGTTCTGGACACCGGTGAGGAAGACCCCGCGGTGACGGGCACCGCAACCGCCGGTGAGGGCACCCTGATCAACTCCGGCGCGCTGGACGGGCTGCCGAAGGCCGAGGCCATTCCGGCGGCCATCGAAATCCTGCGTGAGCTCGGCACGGGCGAAAAGTTCGTGAACTTCCGCCTGCGCGACTGGCTGCTGAGCCGGCAGCGGTTCTGGGGCACCCCGATCCCCATCATCCACTGCCCGGCCTGCGGCGAGGTCCCGGTCCCGGACGACCAGCTGCCCGTGACCCTCCCGGCAGACCTGCGCGGAGAGGACCTGTCCCCGAAGGGCACGTCCCCGCTGGCAGCTGCCGAGGCCTGGGTCAACGTCGAATGCCCCGGCTGCCACGGCCCGGCCAAACGCGACACGGACACCATGGACACCTTCGTGGACTCGTCCTGGTACTTCCTGCGCTTCGTCTCCCCGGAGTACACCGAGGGCCCGTTTGATCCCGCTAAGATCAACGACTGGATGCCGGTGGGCCAGTACGTCGGCGGCGTCGAGCACGCGATCCTGCACCTGCTGTATGCGCGGTTCTTCACCAAGGTGATCCACGACCTCGGCATGATCGACGCCGACGAGCCCTTCCGGGCGCTGCTGAACCAGGGCCAGGTGCTTAACGGCGGTAAGGCCATGAGCAAGTCCCTGGGTAACGGCGTCGACCTCGGCGAGCAGCTGGACAAGTTCGGCGTGGACGCCGTCCGCCTGACCATGATCTTCGCCTCCCCGCCGGAAGACGACGTCGACTGGGCGGACGTATCGCCGTCGGGCTCCGCGAAGTTCCTGGCCCGCGCCTGGCGGCTTGGCCAGGACGTCACGAGCGAACCCGGCGTCGACTTCTCCACCGGTGACCGTGCCCTGCGCACCGTCACCCACCGCACGATCGCCGACGCTCAGTCCCTGCTGGACCACAACAAGTTCAATGTGGTCGTGGCCAAGTTGATGGAACTGGTCAACGCGACCCGCAAAACCATTGACTCAGCCGCCGGGGCCGGCGGCGCGGATCCCGCTGTCCGCGAAGCCGCGGAAGCCGTTGCCGTCATCCTGAGCCTGTTTGCGCCTTACACCGCCGAGGACCTGTGGAACGTCCTGGGACACCCGGCGTCAGTGGCCAATGCCGGCTGGCCCACGCACGACGACGCCCTGCTCGTGGAGGACACGGTCACGGCCGTTGTCCAGGTGCAGGGCAAGGTGCGGGACCGCCTCGAGGTTTCACCGGACATCTCCGAGGATGAACTGCGCGAACTGGCGCTGGCCTCGGACAACGTCCAGCGTGCCCTCGACGGACGCGCCCTCCGCACTGTGATCGTGCGGGCGCCTAAACTGGTCAACATCGTCCCGGCATAG
- a CDS encoding efflux RND transporter permease subunit has protein sequence MFGWITRFSLQFRILVLAMAAGLIAFGVVNVPHVAIDTMPEFAPAHVEIQTEALGLSAAEVEQLITSPMEADLLNGVAWLDEIRSKSVPGLSSIELVFEPGTDLLRARQLVAERMTQAHALPNVSAPPLIMQPLSSTSRVLMVRMNSKQLSGIEMSVLARWKIKPRLIGIPGVANVSIWGQREQQLQVEVTPTQLRDKGITLEQVIKTAGNAVWVSPLTFLEASTPGTGGFVESPSQRLGIQHVLPIRTPADLAKVSVEDAGSPMLLGDIAKVKADHQPLIGDAVVGQDAGLLLVVEKFPGTSALQVTKDIEAALNDMQPGLSGIQMDTSVFRPASFLQDAVDGLGVALLVSLLIAVLLFWLLFRSWRVALIALVAITTTVMAAGVVLYLLESTLNISILAGIMLAAAVIVGDIVEDMQAQRRRPLRTTETETDATIRFRLVQLVRGVRTPLFHASLIMAVALIPTLFVPGVGGAFFQPLFWSMALTLAVSLLVGLSVTPVLAYLLLPRETAPRADSPAAIRARSYYDRALEGARSRRALGIVAVAVVGLLGLAAASQVVGNRAVVPTIPDRTLLVQWDSMAGTSNDEVRRLASKASDELRTLPGVSGVGGHIGRAISSDQVVGNSSAELWVTITPDANFSETEQAVRSIVQGYPGIANNVVNYSQQKIGEQRTSMDPGFAVRVYGTEMPVLREKAEEVRKALEKIDGVQNPTINASAMTPIVEVEVNLEAAQKIGIKPGDARRAAAALMQGIVVGNLFEEQKVFEVVVRGAVDVRDDLTSIRELLLDTPNGGQVQLGQIADVRLVPNEVVIMHDDTSRRIDVVADVSGRPLADIQHDIEAAIAQIQFPLEYHAEIPTKYAQAQAADALLLWLAAAALLGVFLLLQAAVRSWKLALAIFLALPAALAGAAVAAWILGEAITVLALTAFAAVLAVAGRNAALLSARADELWRAAPQDSPDKIVMLAARDRVSPILKSALVTAAILIPPGLFGGAVGGALLGPMSLIIIGGLITTTLIGIFVLPLLALWFGPRSAPEEWAEVYEAEVPVQPDTQEKVEVK, from the coding sequence ATGTTCGGCTGGATCACCCGTTTCAGTTTGCAGTTCCGCATCCTGGTTCTGGCCATGGCCGCCGGACTCATTGCCTTCGGAGTAGTGAACGTCCCCCACGTGGCCATCGACACCATGCCCGAGTTTGCCCCCGCGCACGTCGAGATCCAGACCGAGGCCCTCGGCCTCTCCGCTGCCGAAGTCGAGCAGCTCATCACTTCTCCGATGGAGGCCGACCTGCTCAACGGGGTGGCCTGGCTCGATGAAATCCGATCCAAGTCCGTACCCGGCCTGTCCTCGATCGAGCTTGTGTTCGAGCCGGGCACGGACCTGCTGCGCGCGCGCCAGCTCGTGGCCGAACGCATGACCCAGGCGCACGCGCTGCCGAACGTCTCGGCGCCGCCGCTGATCATGCAGCCGCTGTCGTCAACCAGCCGCGTGCTTATGGTCCGGATGAACTCCAAGCAGCTCTCCGGCATCGAAATGTCGGTCCTGGCCCGATGGAAGATCAAGCCGCGTTTGATCGGCATTCCGGGTGTCGCCAACGTTTCGATCTGGGGCCAGCGCGAGCAGCAGCTCCAGGTCGAGGTCACTCCCACGCAGCTGCGTGACAAGGGCATCACCCTCGAACAGGTCATCAAGACCGCGGGCAACGCCGTCTGGGTTTCTCCGCTGACCTTCCTGGAGGCGTCGACACCCGGCACGGGCGGGTTCGTGGAGTCACCGAGCCAGCGTCTGGGCATCCAGCACGTCTTGCCCATCCGGACACCCGCCGACCTGGCCAAGGTCAGCGTCGAGGACGCCGGCTCGCCCATGCTCCTGGGTGATATCGCCAAGGTGAAGGCGGACCACCAGCCGCTAATCGGCGACGCGGTCGTTGGCCAGGATGCAGGACTCTTGCTCGTCGTGGAGAAGTTCCCCGGGACCAGCGCGCTGCAGGTCACCAAGGATATCGAGGCTGCGCTGAACGATATGCAGCCCGGGCTTTCCGGAATCCAGATGGATACGTCCGTTTTCCGGCCCGCGTCGTTCCTGCAAGATGCCGTCGACGGCCTTGGCGTGGCACTGCTCGTGAGCCTCCTGATCGCCGTCCTGCTTTTCTGGCTGCTCTTCCGCTCCTGGCGTGTCGCCTTGATCGCCCTCGTGGCCATCACCACCACCGTCATGGCCGCAGGGGTCGTCCTCTACTTGCTTGAATCGACCCTGAATATTTCGATCCTCGCCGGCATCATGCTCGCTGCCGCCGTGATCGTGGGCGACATCGTGGAGGATATGCAGGCGCAACGGCGCCGGCCCTTGCGGACTACCGAGACCGAGACTGATGCCACCATCAGGTTCCGCCTGGTCCAACTGGTCCGCGGCGTCCGCACACCGTTGTTCCACGCTTCCCTCATCATGGCCGTGGCGCTGATTCCAACGCTGTTCGTTCCCGGAGTCGGCGGCGCGTTCTTCCAGCCACTGTTTTGGTCCATGGCGCTGACACTTGCTGTGTCGCTGCTGGTGGGCCTGTCCGTGACACCGGTCCTCGCGTATCTCCTGCTCCCCCGTGAGACTGCCCCGCGGGCAGACTCACCTGCTGCCATCAGGGCGAGGTCCTACTACGACCGGGCGCTCGAGGGCGCACGTTCACGCCGCGCACTGGGCATAGTTGCCGTCGCCGTCGTTGGCCTGCTCGGACTCGCCGCCGCGTCCCAGGTGGTCGGCAACCGCGCGGTCGTTCCCACTATTCCGGACCGGACGCTCCTGGTGCAGTGGGACTCCATGGCCGGCACGTCCAACGACGAGGTCCGCCGGCTGGCGTCGAAGGCGTCCGATGAGCTGCGAACCCTCCCGGGTGTTTCGGGAGTCGGCGGGCATATAGGCCGCGCCATTTCCTCCGACCAGGTTGTTGGGAACAGCTCCGCGGAACTCTGGGTCACGATCACACCGGATGCCAATTTCAGCGAGACTGAGCAGGCGGTCCGCTCGATCGTCCAAGGCTACCCGGGCATCGCCAACAACGTCGTGAACTATTCCCAGCAGAAGATTGGCGAACAGCGCACCAGCATGGATCCGGGATTCGCAGTCCGCGTCTACGGCACCGAGATGCCGGTCCTGCGCGAGAAGGCCGAAGAGGTCCGCAAGGCTCTCGAGAAAATCGACGGCGTGCAGAACCCAACCATCAACGCCAGCGCTATGACGCCCATCGTCGAAGTCGAGGTCAACCTCGAGGCGGCGCAAAAGATCGGGATCAAGCCCGGCGACGCGCGGCGCGCAGCAGCTGCCCTCATGCAGGGCATCGTGGTCGGCAACCTCTTCGAAGAACAGAAGGTCTTTGAGGTTGTGGTCCGCGGAGCAGTGGACGTCAGGGATGACCTGACCAGCATCCGCGAACTTCTGCTCGATACGCCGAACGGTGGCCAGGTCCAGCTGGGCCAGATCGCCGATGTTCGGCTCGTCCCCAATGAAGTCGTGATCATGCACGATGACACCTCGCGCAGGATCGACGTCGTGGCCGACGTCAGCGGACGGCCGCTGGCCGACATTCAGCACGATATTGAAGCCGCCATCGCGCAGATCCAGTTCCCGCTGGAATATCACGCCGAAATCCCGACCAAGTACGCCCAGGCGCAGGCCGCCGATGCCCTTTTGCTCTGGCTCGCAGCTGCTGCCCTTCTCGGCGTGTTCCTCCTGCTCCAGGCGGCGGTTCGCAGCTGGAAGCTGGCCCTCGCCATCTTCCTGGCACTGCCGGCGGCGCTGGCCGGCGCTGCCGTTGCAGCGTGGATCCTCGGCGAGGCAATTACCGTGCTGGCGCTCACTGCGTTTGCCGCGGTGCTGGCCGTCGCCGGACGCAACGCGGCCCTGCTCTCGGCCCGTGCGGATGAGCTGTGGCGGGCAGCCCCGCAGGACTCCCCCGACAAGATCGTCATGCTGGCAGCCAGGGACAGGGTATCGCCCATCCTGAAGTCCGCCCTCGTCACGGCGGCGATCCTGATTCCGCCGGGACTCTTCGGCGGCGCCGTGGGCGGCGCCCTCCTGGGGCCGATGTCCCTGATCATTATCGGCGGACTCATCACTACAACCCTCATCGGGATCTTCGTACTCCCCCTCCTCGCGCTCTGGTTCGGACCCCGATCCGCCCCTGAGGAATGGGCCGAAGTCTACGAAGCCGAGGTACCCGTTCAGCCCGATACGCAGGAAAAGGTGGAAGTAAAATGA